AGCGCCGCGCGTGTCAATCCGACACGCCCCGATGCGAGGCGCCGATGCCCGAGACCAACGCCACCCGCTTCTCCCATGTCAAGCCCGGCGACACGCAGTTCAAGGGCGAGGGGCTGCGGGACTTCTTCCTCTACCGCGACCTCGGCATCGCCGAGGCCACCCAGGGACGGGTCGTCGCGCACCTGGTCAAGGCCAACGAGGCGCCGGAGACCGGCACCGGCTGGCACCGCCACGAGGCCGAGTTCCACATCGTCTACATGCTCAAGGGCTGGGCGCGCTTCATGTACGAGGACCGGGAGACGCTGGTGTCCGCCGGCGACGTCGTGCACCAGCGCCCCGGCATCGTGCACTTTCTCTTCGATTACTCGCCCGACATGGAGTACCTCGAGGTGGTCGGCCCGGCCAACTTCAGCACCATCGACTGCGAGGGACCGTGTGCGGTGCCCGAGCCCGGCGCCTGGCCGTCCTCGGCGACGCCGGCCGCGGTCTGACCGACCCCTCATATGGGGGAAACCCTGGGGTTGGGCGTGATATTTGCCACTGTCGTGCGCGCATCGCAGCCGCCGCCCTCCCGATCGCGGGGTGCCGCCCGGGAGACGGGCGGCGGCACACTGTCCCCAACAGGAGGTCACATGTCGTCGAACATGAATGAAGTCATCACCACCCGCAGCGCCGTCCGTCCGGCCGAAGAGCAGTTCCGGGCGCTGTTCGAAGCCGCCGCGCGCGTCATGCGCTACCACGCCGACCGGGCCAGCGCCGCGGCGGACGAACTGATGCCGCCTCCGTCGGCGCTGCAGGGGGTGCCGCCCCAGGCGCTGCGCCACTGAGCAGCGAGCCGGCTCGCCGGCGTCCGCCACCGGACCGTGGGCAGCGCCCGTGCGTCCGCTTCAAGACAAGAGCCGGCCCCGTCGGCTCTTGGTCTTTCCGGGCCCCGCCGGCCCGAGCGGTGCCCATTGACCGCGCGCAAGGCCGGCACGGCACGGCATTGGCCACAATCGGCCG
The sequence above is a segment of the Aquabacterium sp. J223 genome. Coding sequences within it:
- a CDS encoding cupin domain-containing protein, which gives rise to MPETNATRFSHVKPGDTQFKGEGLRDFFLYRDLGIAEATQGRVVAHLVKANEAPETGTGWHRHEAEFHIVYMLKGWARFMYEDRETLVSAGDVVHQRPGIVHFLFDYSPDMEYLEVVGPANFSTIDCEGPCAVPEPGAWPSSATPAAV